The Panacibacter microcysteis DNA window ATAAATCAAATAGCGGAAAGATATAAACCTGATGTTTTTATTACTGATTAGCCCTTTGGAAATCTTACCTGCAGAATCAACCATGATTTTATATCAGACAGCGCTTACGAATGAGCTACTAAAATTTCACTCGTTGAGTATATATTTTGGTGGTGCCTTCATGAGATGAGTAGTAAGATATCAGCGCGGTCGTATCTTCTACAACAACGCCCGGATAACCTGTATCACCTCCGGATGGCAATTCATTAATTTTTAAAACCTTGAAATTGTTGGGGTCAATTGTTGCATAGTATGTTTTGTGATACTCTATCATTGAGGCAGCACAAAGAAAAATTTTCCCGTCCGGCAACAATGACAATTTTGGACCTCTCACATAATATGGAAATTTTTGCCATTTCCATGTTGTGAAAGGATATTTTGAAGTGCCGATATGTGACCCCCAGTCATCATTCTCATCCCTTAAAATCGAGATAAGCGTTGAGTCTTTGGTAAATATGATGGACGCTTCGGTTGTACAATTAAACCCGCTACTTACATCATCAATTTTATTCGGATTAAAATTTGTGCAGTCTGCATTTATATTCTGGTAAAAAAGAACCTTATCTTTTTTACTGTTTTCATTGCTGCAACAAAACTGTTTCGTGTTATAACCGATCGAATAAAGTTTATTATGAAATTTTGTAAAGCTCCAGAGCCAATAATCATTATCGACATACACCGGGCTGTATTCTCTGAAACCTCCATCCGTTAACTTATATAAAACATTTTGCTTGTCGTTGTTCCTGGATCTTACATTAGTAGATATGGTTAGAATGTTATTATCATCTAAAAAAAAATGGGGGTCTCTGCTGTCTTTATTACGGATTCCAAAAGATGCAAAATCTTTCCACTCTACACCATCTTCCGATGTGATTACCCTGATCTTTCCGTCATAGCTATCATGGCCCGAAGCTTCACGAAAAGTACAATAGTATAAGTTGTCAAAATAAATAAGATCTGTAAAAGCATTGTGCGGTGCTTCATTCCATTTATAAGAAACATCCTTTTTACAGGATGCCAGCACTATTATACAGATGATGAGGGTTAATATTGACTGCTTCACAAAAATTTAGTTGAATAGTATTTTAATTTTTAATGTTGGTATGCAATAAGGTGTATTTCATTTCAGCAAGTCGCCAATCAGTATCGTTATCAATATCCTGTGTCTCATTCTCATCAATTTCAAAACCAATACTTTTATCGGTAATCAAACTGCCTTTCATATGTAAGGCATCTGACGTAAGCCAATAAAACTGACCAGCATCATGATACCTCGCTTCCAGGTCTTGCGTTCTTACAGTCATGTTTTGTTCATCAATCATCGAAACATAATTTCCTTGTTTTTTTAGTGCCCGTTGAATCGGATGACCATAACGCACCACCGGAAATATTGTATCAGCCTGCCCCTGTTTTAACAGAGAAAACGTCTCTTCAAGAGCTTTTCTTGTAATAAAAGGTGCACATGGATAAATACAACATATATTGTCAAATGTTGTATCATGTTTTGCATAAAGCATAATCACCTCTTTCAAAACAGCAATGGTGGTTGCCTGGTCATTTGAGGTTTCTGCACTACGTAAAAAAGGAACGGATGCTCCATAATTTTTAGCTATACCGGCAATCTCATTATCATCTGTTGAAACCATTATCGTATCAAATAAACCACTTTTAGCAGCCACGTCTATTGAATAGGCAATAATGGGTTTCTCTAAAAAAAGTTTTATGTTTTTCCGTGGTATTCTTTTACTTCCACCTCTTGCGGGTATAATTGCAAGGTTCCTGGTTTGTTCCGCCATTATTTGTCAGTTGCAAGTAAAGAAATAATTAATGAATTATAATATCGGCCATCTTCATAACAGTTATCCCTTAATACGCCGTCAGTTTTAAAATTAAAATTTTGCTGGAAAAACTTTATTTTCTTTTCATCAAATTCATATAGTTCCATCCAGATTTTATGCAAATTCAAATTTTCGAAACCATAGTTTATTAGTATGGTGGCGGCATCTAATGCCATTCCTTCATCATCAATATACAATTCATCCTTGCCTATATAAAAAGAAAAGTCTGCAGATCTTATGATCCAGTTTATATATAACAGACCACAGGCGCCAATCAGTTTACCGGATTCTAACTCAACTATAGAAAACATGAAATCCCTGTTGCTGTTTGTTTGCAAAGAGTTAAACCAGGCTAATTGGCTTTGACTTCCTAGTTCACGTACTTCTCTGAAGTTTCTTCGAAATTGGGGAAGATTTCGCCAGTCCTTCAACTG harbors:
- the pseF gene encoding pseudaminic acid cytidylyltransferase, with the translated sequence MAEQTRNLAIIPARGGSKRIPRKNIKLFLEKPIIAYSIDVAAKSGLFDTIMVSTDDNEIAGIAKNYGASVPFLRSAETSNDQATTIAVLKEVIMLYAKHDTTFDNICCIYPCAPFITRKALEETFSLLKQGQADTIFPVVRYGHPIQRALKKQGNYVSMIDEQNMTVRTQDLEARYHDAGQFYWLTSDALHMKGSLITDKSIGFEIDENETQDIDNDTDWRLAEMKYTLLHTNIKN
- a CDS encoding GNAT family N-acetyltransferase yields the protein MIKGKLTGLRAIEQEDLNQLKDWRNLPQFRRNFREVRELGSQSQLAWFNSLQTNSNRDFMFSIVELESGKLIGACGLLYINWIIRSADFSFYIGKDELYIDDEGMALDAATILINYGFENLNLHKIWMELYEFDEKKIKFFQQNFNFKTDGVLRDNCYEDGRYYNSLIISLLATDK